A genome region from Panicum virgatum strain AP13 chromosome 4K, P.virgatum_v5, whole genome shotgun sequence includes the following:
- the LOC120705004 gene encoding uncharacterized protein LOC120705004, with translation MACRVAALVLLLALAVALVVAPPPCAAAARVRLLADVPRATREAPGYDKMDGSAAAAAGSGFRGSPPEFDGKMAAVGNAAARVMGSVPSPGVGH, from the coding sequence ATGGCCTGCCGGGTGGCCGCGCTCGTCCTTCTCCTCGCGCTCGCCGTGGCGCTCGTCGTGGCGCCGCCTCCGTGCGCCGCGGCGGCAAGGGTGCGGCTGCTTGCCGACGTACCACGCGCCACCAGGGAGGCGCCGGGCTACGACAAAATGGatggttcggcggcggcggcggccgggagcgggtTCCGAGGATCGCCGCCGGAGTTCGATGGCAAGATGGCGGCGGTTGGCAATGCCGCGGCGCGGGTGATGGGGTCCGTCCCGAGCCCCGGGGTCGGGCACTAG